The DNA region TAATGAATTGTGTTAGAGAGggaaacagaaaattaaaaaaaaaaaaaaagtttgttgtgaaataatcttataaatgtgcccctgctgtgtactgtgtaatggccgtgtctgaccgtgcagggacatggtctaaaCAAACCactgctcctgggcaggggaggatgtaCATGGGATGATGTACATGGGATTATACAGGCAGGGAAAGGTTTTACCTACAGTTACGCTCACAAGATAGTACTCAGCCGTGTTATAGTATGTGATAAAACATGAcctagcactcagaccagtgtgaTTCTATGGGGCAGATCAGATGTGCCATTTTCTCATGTCAAATTGGCATTAGgacacaattgcagcatgctgggaTTGCACTCACCAATACCTGTGTACGGATGCacatgaaacatcggactgcactcgaatgTCAGTGCCATTACAGTGAATCCCTGCAATGGATGAGAAGTTACTTTTTCAGTCTCCTCCGCATCGATGCTCTCAGAAGTTCGGAGCACAGTGCACTGACACAAATGCTACTGTAATTGTGAGCGGAGTGTCAATAGCATAGCACAGTctatgatctcgcatcggatgccaatGTGACCACAGCCTTACAGGAAGGATCAGCTGCGATCCCACGGTTCGGTCTGTACTCATGTCCTCCCctgaccaggagctgtggtatgtgcagTCAGGTTACACCTACAATACATGTTGTATTAATACATGTACCCCTGATGAAGCTACCATGGAGTAGCAACACACATGGGGATTCACAGCATCAGGCACAGTGTGGTCCCCCGGCAATATCTGACTTCATGGAGATTTATTGAGCACAAAGTTTGTTTTATCTCGCTTCTTATTCAGCTAACCTTTACTAGGATTAGTTTTTAGTATTTTCTTTTAGCATTTGTATGTATATGCTTCAGGTCTTTATAAGATATggcttaaccagggtaaacactatGTCATTAGAATATGCCTTACTGGATCAGATGCACACCTTTGCCATTTCTTTAATGGTATTTAAAAGTTAATCCATGTTGGTGAATAAATATTTTCCCTAATAAAGTTATGCATTTTTAAGAATAAACATGCACTATTGATCCCCTACatgcagacacagccattacacagtatatattatacacactTAAAGTAATATTGTTCCAAAATCTAGTAAAGTGTACTTTGTGGAAAACACATTAGATTCCacctacccaaaaaaaataaataaaccatacAACCTTTCAAAATCAGTATCAGTTTGTATAGGCAGCCAGAAGTTACTCACAGAACAGCTCATGAACATGCTGGGCAAGCCTTCCGCTCCAAAACCAGCGGAAAACACTGGTTGTGCACTGCAGCAGCTCGCATGTGCCAACACGTTGGCCTCCAGTAATGCTTGTAATTTCTCAGTGTTCATACCCTGAGACTGAAATCAGAGCTACAAGTTAATAGGTTAGCCAATGCCACTGTCACATTTTCCATTATTATCTACAAGCCAAACTCTGTTAtggtcttaaagggaatgtgcGACCAGGTTATTGCTACGccatctgagatcagcatgatgaAGGGGTAGAGGTGCAGATTCTGATTTTTCACTTACTGTGCTGTATATGCTGCGGTTTTGATTAAACCCCCAATTTATTGTACTGCAGATCTAATGGTTATCCGATTCCTGATCTCTATAATCCCACATCACTGATCGTCCTGTACACAGACAACTGCCAAGTAGTCagcaagctgccagtcagtggtggggtTATATGGGGAAGGAAAAACAccatatggcagcaggtttactggaCAGTTAGTGATGTTACTCAAGTGCAACAGGTTTCTCGCCATCCTGCGCCTTAAGTGACAGGTCTATCTGGAAGGTCTATAGCATAGATGTTTGAGAAATGGAGCAGAGTGCATAGAGTGAAGGGACCTGAATGATTCATGCTATTTACAGTCTGGTCCACCCTAATACAAGTCACGTATGGAGATTGTCCATGTAACGTGTCATTAATGGAAACATTGGTGCCATCACCCTGGAATTAATGAAGTGTATAATCCTGTTAGGTGTCAATACTAGCACAACTAAAGCTGCCATGTTATCCCAGCTACAACTGACACCATAGCATCTCATCTCCAGGATTATACTGGCTTGTTGGAgacaagacaatgacctaaagtTAAAGGGTCTttttagacacacacacacacacacacacacacacacacactttttttaaACACGCACACACTAAACTTACTTTACAATTGATGTACACTCCACACTGACACATGACAAAGCAGCTTGTGATCGTTAGATAATTCCTGAAAAGACAAGTAGATTATGaacaaatcatagatgtcagatctGTGGCTTCCCTTCAGGACTAGATGCCTACCTATTACAGACAGGGCACACCACTTCATTTCTACTTAAGCCAACTACAGAATCCAGACAGTCGCTTTCAAACTGAACAATGCTTTCAATTTCTTCAACCATCGCTTGCTCTGTAAGGAAGGAGGACCTTTAAATTGTATTTAAGAATAAGATGCAGAAATTATAGGGTGAAACATATCACTCAGGACAAATGCAAAACTGGCCAGTGTAGAATACAGTCATTGGAGAAGGCTTTTTGCATTCAAGTAACATGGTCTCTAAGGTTAACAAACCCTTCCACCACCTAAAGAcctggagatttttttttattttttttttttttaaacttccctTCAGTCTTAAAAAGGTTATAATGTTTATTTTCCTGGCAACAGCCACATTGTCATGGgttttttgcaggacatgttgtagttttgaatgacgccattcatgCTACCATACATTGtaccgaagaaaaaaaaaaaaaaatccaagtgcggtgaaaagtGTAGATCCAACGTCACATTACCATTCCAGGAGAGGCAACTTTTGTTCTCGGGGTGCACTAATGTGAAGAGTTTATTCATCCTGACTAAAAGTCATATTCATTTCAGAAGATCTTGTAAATAGGCAACAAATCAATTAGTCTGGGCCTTGGAGACTGCCATGTCAAAGTATTTTCTGCACATGGAGTTTAAACATCGGTTTTCTATTACTGGAACTTATTTATATACCGTATCTAGCAATATCAGATCTAGACATTCCTGTTCTATACATCCCATAaagattttaaaaataataataatatcagcccacaacACATTACCAGCGAGTGATCTCCATGGCATTACACGTGAAGACTGGACATCCCTCCTGTTCTGTCACGGAGTGCCTGCCATGCCGTAGTCAATACAGACACTGGAAGCAGCGCCAAAGACTGCTacataggcaaaaaaaaaaaaaaaactgcacctaGAGGCCAAGATTTTCTGGAAGGTACCCACCCCTTGTGCCTCATTCAGACGGCCATACTACATGTTTTTCCCCACTcagacccattataatctatggtgctgttcacatgcCCAGGGTTGGTTTCCCCCCACAGACCATGTCCTTTTCACCAATATCAAGGATAAGGGCTGATACAGTGAAAAACCACATGATGCTCAGCTTCAcaagagtaccaagatggcagctaCAGGAAGCCTTCAGCAGGCCACTGCCACAATGGCTCCCATAGCGGGGAGCTGATGAGTGTTCCATTTATTCACTGCCATCAGAGATTAACAAGCAATTAAACAGTTAACAGCTGATAAATGCTTGCCATGTAGCAGAGCGATGTGCGGAGCAGGCTCAGCTTTGGAGCCCGCTCCATAAGTCATCTGTGCAAGTCATGTACTAAGGAGCCAAGAGGCCATTCCCCGCAGTGATTAGTTACAAGTGTTGCCTTCTCACCACCAGACTTGCTGCTCCCTGTAGTACAGCAGACACTTGGTCACTGCACCCTGCCTGTCAGGAGCGCCCAATTGATCCAGGTATGGAGACTGCTAGACCCCGGCAGGCACTAGAGGGGATTGGGCAATACACTAATCAGCAGAAAGCACATTTTCAGATTTACCTTCTAAGAGGAGCTCTTGTTTGATTTCTTCTAGAGTAACCAGCTCTTCGGGGTCCTGTAATGGGTCACAGCAGGAGTTAGCAGATCAGGGAATAGCAGTACAGACAGTGAGAGCTGAAGAAACAACTTCTACGCAGCACGGCCATTGTATCTGGATCATGCTGTCAGTAAGAGCTTAAAGAGAATATACCAAACCTATGACTAGTCAGAGCAGACACACGAAGGCCACAAGATGGAACGTCAGAAGAACGCTGCAGTGTGCGCCAAGTATTGCAGAGAGATCCTGTACTGGTAGACAACTGGATTTCAGCTCACGTAGTTAACATGTCTGAGCCGCGGCACCCAGTGATTGGTAGCAGCAGTCACAGGCTGTAGTGTTACACAGCAGAGTGGCATCTGCTGGCCTATGGACACATACAAGTTACTCTgcagataggttccctttaaaagggaacctgtcacccccaaaatggaaggtgagccaagcccaccggcatcacgggcttatctacagcattctgtaatgctgtagataagcccccaatgtaacctgaaagaggagaaaaagaggttagattatactcacccaggggcggtcctgctgcggtccgatcggcgtcgcggtccggggcctcctatcttcatacgatgtcgtcgtcttcttttcttcacgctgcggctcctgcgcaggcgtactttgtctctcctgttgaggtcagagcaaagtactgcagtgcacaggcactgggcctctctgacctttcccggcgcctgcgcactgcagtactctgccctcaacacacagggcagacaaagtacgcctgcaccggagcgtgaagacaaaaagaggatgggattgtaagaagataggaggccctggaccggacaacagcgggaccgcccctgggtgagtataacctaacctctttttcttatatttcaggatacatcggggcttatctacagcattacagaatgctgtagataagcccctgataccggtgggcttagctcaccttccattttgggggaacaggttccctttaaggggctaAGACCAGAGACTGACCCACAGTGCAAGTTACACAAAGGTATTCCCAGCTCAGACATTTGACCTACCCATCTGCGGTAGGTCTtgccacaaaaaaatatatatataaaaaaaaaaaaaaattctatcaaGTTAGTTGACTTGCCTGATTATTCTCAGTACTCCATAGAAGTGTGTAACCCCTGAAAAACCCAAGTACGCGGCCTTGTTATGAACGTAGAGGTGTGCGTTCATAACCTCTGTGCTGCTCATTGCCTTAGGGACTACAGGAAGTATCCGAGTGCTCTAGTCAGCAgtgccatagacaatgaatggagcagaagctGAGCATGTGACCCACTCTGTTCTATTCCCTGTCTTTGGGGATCTACATCCCTGAGCTTGGAATCCCTAGCACGCTGATGGTTGGCCAATCCACAAGTGACGTGTCTGGTGTACATGCGGATAACTTGTGGATTGGCCAACCATCGGCGTGCTAGGGATTCCAAGCTCAGGGATGTAGATCCCCAAAGACAGGGCTCAGCACGCCAGTCCCGAATAGAGTGGGTCACATGCTCagcttctgctccattcattgtctatgggactgatgacTGGAGCACTTGGATACTTCCAGCATGATGTGACAGAGGCGTGCAGACAGGACTGGCACCAGTGTGTCCTGTACAAGGAATAGGCCATGCATATAGTAATGGGCAGCTTACCTGGGGAAGGGAATCCTGCCGCCACAGAGCTGGTAGCCGGTGCATGGCCTGCCAttcctcctccatcacctcctGCACCAGGAAGGAGCCTCCGACACCCGCACTGACCCGATCTCCAACCTGGCGAAGCCGGTCCAGCAGCCGGGAGCGGTTACTCTTCAGCCTCTCCACACATCTCTAGGAGGACAGGTCACGTGGTGAGCGGAGCACAGAGGCAGCGCCCCGCCGGCTGCAGCGCCCTTACCTTCCTGTACGTCTCCTTCCATGGCGGGGTCGTTGCCTTGTACAGGGCGCGATGCTTCACTGCTGCCTCCATCACTGCACTTCCCCGTCCGGGCAGCGGCTGCTGTAACGCTCCAATGAGTGACATTTAAATACCCGCCCCGCGTGATGACAGCAGCGCTCGAGCCGCACTGCATGCCGGTACTTGTAGTTTCAGTACTCCCCTTATATTGAAGGCCTGTGTGCATACATCTTGTCACCTCTCCTGCGTAGATCCGTAATGTGAGCGCCTTCTACCAAAGCGTTCGCTTGTGCTCCCTTTCATCTTTGCATATGTTCTGCTCTAAGGCATTCATAGAACTTTAGGAGGAAAATTATGTTTTGTACttgtgctttgtctacagtacatgtttaatacagttagctttttttatttttaatcaaaatgcttaaaaaatgtcaTTATGGTTTTTTTCggcattttttttcccactgtctcaattctttctatgggtgaaaaaaacgctgaaagaattgacacgctgcagattttacaAAAAAGCTGCAGTTCTCAAAACAAGTCAGGAAATAAAACATCTCTTCTGGTactgtaacacacagcaaaaaaaaaaaaaatctgtgtatgATCATTGCCAGGAAGGCACAACTACTAAAGCCACTAAAAAAAGGAAATTACTCCAGAAACTGCAGAAACCGATGagaaatggatttttttttctggCTTAAAAACCCAAATGTGAAAGCTGCTTGTTGTGGTTTTCGGCCCGGTTTTGTAAGAACACGCTGATTTTATTTTGGCTATTTTTATGTGCTGTTGATGCAATTTTAATGGTAATATGGTGCGGTTTCTGTTCTTAAAAAGTGCTGCGATTCATACAGGAATACCCTGTAAGATTCTATTCACACAAAGCGATATTTTTCTGCAGGAAAAAGCTTTCCTCTAGGCAGGTACAAAGGTAGAACGTGCAGCTATTTGCTGAGATTTTTGGCCTGCGGATTGCATGTCATTTGTCTATGGTACATATTTAATAAACGTAGTTTTTCTCAACAAAACCGCTGGAAAAAAAAACAGGTtgtattgctttctatgggtgaaaaaacgctgctgaAAGATTTGTCATGCTGCAGAtttacgtgcccacgatcaggaagtgGAGCGTTTTGGACGCAGCTCATTTAAGTCGTATTGgtggttactaaggggttaaaaaatgctgCTGTCTCAGATCGCTGAAATCTCATTGCTCTTGCTGGTACCGTAAAACACAGCtttcttttctttaaaaaaaatcaaaacaaaatgcTGTGTGTAAACACAAACCTAAAAGTGTCAACACTAAGGGGGTCGACGAGGCAGCGGGTACCTgcgtgccgggtccggaactgaaggggctgcatcctctgtttccggGGGAAGGCTTAAGAAAGCCGGACCTTCCCCGATTGCCAGGGGGAAGCCTTAGGGTAtgagcacacgttgcagatttggctgccgatctgcagctgttttccatgcgttgtacagcaccatgtaaagctatggaaaaccaaatccactgtgcacatgctgcggaaaattccacacagaattgctgcggtttattttctgcagcatgtcaattctttgtgcagattccgcagtgttttacacctgttccataattggaatccgcaggtgtaaaaaacacaggtgaaatctgcacaaaaactgcactgaatccgcaggtaaaacgcaggatgttttacctgcggattttgcacaatccgcaatggaatctgcaacgtgtgcacatacccttagggacccGGACCAACCCTTGAACCCAGGAGGGTGGGCGGAGCCAGAAAGGGGCGCGCAACGACAGAGACATAAAAAGAAAAAGCGTGTGAAGCAAATCAGGTGCCAACTCAGAGCAGTGCGCAGAACGGTGAGCTCCTCATCAGAGAGTGGCAACGGGCCGTATAGAAGGAGCCCCCATCCCCTGCAGAGCAGAGCCAAGCAGGGTGCTGCAGCGCGCGGCTGAGGAGGGTGAGAGCTCCAGCTTCTGGGCAGTTAGCACCTGAGGCGCACGCCCGGCCGTGAGAGAGACGGTCCGCAGAGACTCTGACGAGATGCCCGTTGTGTGCAGGTCGGCACCCCGGCATCGAGGTGCCAATCGCTCTTTAACagtcagtgctgtgtgtgtgccGCGTGACAGAGACTGTGACCAGGTACTGCTGTTTCCTGAATCACCGATTCATATTCGTTGAGCCTCGCCTAATTCTGACAGCAGTAGCGTAGCTaacggggggcagagggtgcgggcgccccgggcctagagctcagagggggcccacccggagctacgctactgtaactctaTCGGCGTGCGTAGCGCGCCGATAGTTACAttttgcggcagagcagggagaatcggtctccctgctctgccgcccggctgctatggggcccctgagcaggcgggggggccccggTGCcaccagtgggccccccgcccgtcaccgcaaggtcagctgtatcggcatttaggcgatacagctgaccgcattgatgagggaaggagcacgcagctctccttctcccatcacctccctgtcagcgtctgacgtcaccgacactgAGAATGGGTGCAATGAcgtcaccacccggcgcccgctgtcagaagatgagcgggagctcggagcaccgctggaacaaggaggaagaggtgagtatttttttttatgggggctgccttatacaacggggtctgcctatgggggtactgtcttatacttacagggtctgcctatgggggtactgtcttatacctacagggtctgcccataggggtactgtcttatactacagggtctgcctatgggggtactgtcttatacctacagggtctgcctatgggggtactgtcttatgcttacagggtctgcctataggggtactgtcttatactacaggatctgcctatgggggtactgtcttatacttactgggtctgtctataggggtactgtcttacactccagggtctgcctatgggggtactgtcctatacttacagggtctgcctataggggtactgtcttatgctacagggtctgcctatggggtactgtcttatacttatagggactgcctatgggggtactgtcttatacttacagggtcttcctatagggctactgtcttatactacagggtctgcctataggggtactgtcttatgctacagggtctgcctatgggggtaatgtcttatacttacagggtctgcctatagtggtactgtcttatactacagggtctgcctatgggggtactcttatactatagggtctgcctatggaggtactgtcttatacttacaaagtctgcctatagaggtactgtcttctacagagtctgcctatgtggtgctgccttatactacaggatctgcttatggggatgctgccttatactacaggatctgccaatggaggtgctgccttatactacagggtctgcctatggggtgctgccttatactacagggtctgcctatggggtgctgccttagactacagggtctgcctatggggtgctgccttttactacagggtctgcctatgaggtcctgccttatattacagggtctgcctatgcggtgctgccttatacagggtctgcctatggggtgctgtcttatactacaaggtctgcctatgggggtgctgtcttatactacagggtctgcctatgggggtgctcttatactacagagtctgcctataggtgctgccttgtgctatagagtctgcatatggggagtgcattatactatattgaggactatctggtgcattatactatatggaggccatcgtacagtgtggggattacagtgagggggccatcgaacagtgtggggattacagtgaaggggccatcatacagtgctggagccatcaaacagttggtaggctactaaggggtcagtatactgtgtgggtggtactatacagtgagggggcattatactgtgtataagagagcatcatactgtgtataggggagctgtacagggggggagactcgggacattaaatGTGAAGTGGGCATTGTTATTGTTatagggaactcaggttactgtgactattaaaggggcacacagggcaatattagtttctagggggcaa from Ranitomeya variabilis isolate aRanVar5 chromosome 3, aRanVar5.hap1, whole genome shotgun sequence includes:
- the RPAIN gene encoding RPA-interacting protein, yielding MSLIGALQQPLPGRGSAVMEAAVKHRALYKATTPPWKETYRKRCVERLKSNRSRLLDRLRQVGDRVSAGVGGSFLVQEVMEEEWQAMHRLPALWRQDSLPQDPEELVTLEEIKQELLLEEQAMVEEIESIVQFESDCLDSVVGLSRNEVVCPVCNRNYLTITSCFVMCQCGVYINCKSQGMNTEKLQALLEANVLAHASCCSAQPVFSAGFGAEGLPSMFMSCSVCDAVAIII